The Elusimicrobiota bacterium genomic interval ATCGAAGCGTTCGGCGACGGCGGCAATCTCCGGCAAGGGCGCGACGTCGCCGTCCATGGAGAAAACCCCGTCCGTGACAATCATGCGCCGCCGCGTGCCCGGCGCATTTTTTTCAAGAATCCCGGCCAACGCCTTGACGTCGCGGTGGGGGTAAATAAAACGCTTGGCCTTCGACAGCCGTCCGCCGTCGATGATCGAAGCGTGGTTCAATTCATCGGAAACCAACAGGTCTCTTTCATCGGACATCACGCTTTGAACAACGGCGACATTGGTGGCGAATCCGGACTGAAGAACCACGGCGGATTCCGTGCCTTTAAATTTGGCCAACCGCTCTTCCAATTGAACGTGAATGGTTTGAGTGCCGATAATGCTGCGCACCGCCGCCGTCCCCACGCCGAAATCATCGATCGCTTTTTTCGCCGCTTGAATGAGCTTTGGATGAGTCGTCAATCCCAAATAATTATTGGAACTCAGGTTGACGACTTTTTTACCATCGATGACCGAAACGGGCTCTTGGGGAGTTCCCAAAATGCGCAAACGGCGGTGTAATCCGTTTTTCTTCAAATCGCCGAGCTCATCTTGGAGGAAGCCCAGCGCTGGATGCGCTTTAAGCATAAGCTAATGTAGTACGTCCAACACTTCTTTGCTTTTGGCGTCATTCCCGCGAAGGCGGGAATCCAGGCCTGGACCCCGGCTTTCGCCGGGGTGACGAATGCAAAGGGATTTATGACGCACTACACTAATTCAATGCGAAAATGATTTTGCCGCAATCTCTTTGCGGCCCGGAAAACAGTTCGAACGCCTGCTGCGCCTCTTTGAGAGGGAATGAATGGCTGACCACGCTTTCCAAATTGACTTTACGCTCGCTGATCAGCCGATCGAGCTCGTCCTCACCCAAATCAATGCCCATTTTGCCGGCCGTGATGCCGAATAGGGATAAGCGGCCTCCGTTTCTTAAAACCTGAAAAGCCAAGGCGACCAATTGATCAGCGCCGGACATCTCAAGGCAAACGTCGAAACCTTCCTTGGTTTTTTTGAGCCCAAGAAGCTTTTCTTTAAGATCGCCGTCGCCTTCATGCCCGAACACATGATCAGCGCCCAGCGTTTTGGCCAGCTTGGCGCGAAACGGGCTTTTTTCAACGGCCACGACCAAAGAAGCGCCCATGGCTTTGGCGATTTGCACGGCGTAAAGCCCCTGAGGGCCGCAGCCCATCACCAGCACCGTTTTTCCGGTCACCGGCTCAACGCAAGTGGCATAGAGCGCGTTGCCCATCGGCTCCATCAAACTCGCATAGTCATAAGGAATATGGGAGCCTAATTTCCATAAGACGCGCTCCGGCACCGTGATATATTCGGCGAATCCGCCGTTAGCGTCCACGCCGATCAACGACATTTTCCGGCAAAGATGTCGGTCCCCGGCCAGACAGGAAGCGCAGGCTTCGCAAAAAATATGAGATTCGACGGCCACGCGATCGCCGGGGCGGATGTTTTTGACGTCGGGCCCGCACTCGGCGATTTCGCCGCAGATTTCATGGCCGAAAATCATGGGAGGATGGATTCGATGGGGCGCCCAAGATGTCCAGTTGAAAATCGGCAAATCGCTGCCGCAAATCGACGCCCGGTGCACCTTGATCAACGTTTCACCTTTGCCGGGGCGAACGACCGGAACGTCGGCCAATTGGGCGCCGCGGCTGCGGCTTGTTTTCATCAAGGCGAGCACGGATACACCATATTAATTCTTGAAGAAATTTTTAGCCACAAATAAAAAATTTTCTTTTCGCTCCCTGATGCGACGGTAAAAATACCGGAACCATTCATTGCCATAGGGCAGGTAAAGCCGGACCCGGTATCCGCTTTTGACCAATTCCATGGCCAGCTTGGTGCGGATGCCCAGAAGCATCTGAAATTCGAAATCCTTGGGCGTTTTGCCGTATTTACGGGCGAACGCGATGGCGTTTCTAATGCGCAATTCATCGTGGGTGGCGACGGCCGGGGACTGGCCGTCCTTTAACAGCATTTCGCAGCAATGATCGTAATTGGCGTCGACGTCGTTTTTGGCGGCGAAGGCGATGGCCGGAGATTCTTTATAAGCCCCTTTGCATAAACGCACGCGCGCCTTGGAAACGACCAAATCCCCGATATCGTCCGCCGACCTGTACAAATACGCCTGGATGACGATGCCCACATGATCGCCGTATTCCTTCCGAAGCGTTTCAAAAATATCCAGCGTTCGCTC includes:
- a CDS encoding glycine C-acetyltransferase, giving the protein MLKAHPALGFLQDELGDLKKNGLHRRLRILGTPQEPVSVIDGKKVVNLSSNNYLGLTTHPKLIQAAKKAIDDFGVGTAAVRSIIGTQTIHVQLEERLAKFKGTESAVVLQSGFATNVAVVQSVMSDERDLLVSDELNHASIIDGGRLSKAKRFIYPHRDVKALAGILEKNAPGTRRRMIVTDGVFSMDGDVAPLPEIAAVAERFDALVMVDDAHASGVMGPNGRGTPSHFGLTDQIPIQIGTLSKAIAAIGGYVASTKEMQDFLFHKARPFLFSSSHPPSVTATCLAALDVLETDTERIKRLWKNTRFFKEELKKMGFDTGQSETPITPVMAGDTEKARKLEQGLFDEGVFALSITYPTVAKGKERVRTIMTSEHTQAHIETALNAFLKIKKRLNI
- a CDS encoding proline dehydrogenase family protein; the protein is MLFLANRFVAGETKREALARVREIQKLGLSTTLDFLGEHTKEPDAAAGVAREYSELLEEIGNDGERACTISVKLTHLGLDISDELALKNMRMLLALAKQHGNFVRIDMEGSPYTERTLDIFETLRKEYGDHVGIVIQAYLYRSADDIGDLVVSKARVRLCKGAYKESPAIAFAAKNDVDANYDHCCEMLLKDGQSPAVATHDELRIRNAIAFARKYGKTPKDFEFQMLLGIRTKLAMELVKSGYRVRLYLPYGNEWFRYFYRRIRERKENFLFVAKNFFKN
- a CDS encoding alcohol dehydrogenase catalytic domain-containing protein, encoding MLALMKTSRSRGAQLADVPVVRPGKGETLIKVHRASICGSDLPIFNWTSWAPHRIHPPMIFGHEICGEIAECGPDVKNIRPGDRVAVESHIFCEACASCLAGDRHLCRKMSLIGVDANGGFAEYITVPERVLWKLGSHIPYDYASLMEPMGNALYATCVEPVTGKTVLVMGCGPQGLYAVQIAKAMGASLVVAVEKSPFRAKLAKTLGADHVFGHEGDGDLKEKLLGLKKTKEGFDVCLEMSGADQLVALAFQVLRNGGRLSLFGITAGKMGIDLGEDELDRLISERKVNLESVVSHSFPLKEAQQAFELFSGPQRDCGKIIFALN